AAAGTCAATATCGAGCTACTTTCTTTCTTGTAAACTTACATTCCAAATTCGAAACATACTTACGTTGAATTGAGAAGTTTCCCCCTTTCTACAGTCGGACAAAACTGTGTAAATCGTCACTTTACCtcgtaatataaaaactatatcaaacTATATTTAACTCGTAACTTTAATTTGCAATGTATTAAGCATTTAAATGTTCAACTTAATCTTTAGGCACTGAAAGAAATTTTATGCACTGCATTGTATAAAGcgataactttaaatttaaagtaactAATTTTCACAGTGTCGAGTGTTCGATTCGaccatttaaattcaaaatattaacgAAAACACAGTTTAACGAAATTTCAAAACTTAAATCTCTATTTATCATCCTACCTCCGCGGATTTATGTCTACcgatttatttgcattaatacaaagacaatatatttaaataccttcACAACCCGTTAATAAAGGTCTATgaaggtattttaatatattgtctATGTATTAATAATGTATGTTAAACGGAAAAGAAACTTATTCGTGCATTATTTCTGAAATAAACTGTCCACTTTTAAGTACTTAATACAGACaagtctttatatttattttgttttcaagattaaattacattttgtatttgcGTTGAAATCTTTTGTATAGCGAAATTTAATGGTGGTAGATTACCAAAGACGCCGGTTACAAAATGGTGATAAACTGTACAGccactgcctcgttggtttagtggtcgGCATAGTAGACTGCTGATAACAAGGTTCTGGATTTGGACCTaaaatttctgtaaaaaaatacttagtaaCAATACAAAGTTAAGAAATTATTGGGTAGAGTTCATCCGCATGCCtctgagagcacgttaagccgtggCCTTGTGTCAAGCATGTGatgataatcgttaaaacccaccaacccacattcaAGCCGCGTTGTTGAAGTTGTTTCATTGTAAcagtatttttcatttattaggCCGATTTTGTATCGGGTTTTAAATTACAGACGTATCTCACATCTTAGAGCAGATTCCTATAAGGTCCACTGTAGGTAGTTGCTGCACAACTTtaaaagtgtatatatataagtatattacttAACAGTGCTACTAGCACTTTACACCAGACGTTATTTTTAACCCGGAGTCCCGATGCCAAAATGACCTTGTGTTATAATTTTgtcgtgtctgtgtgtgtgtaacaTCGTAGATCCCGAACTGATGAACCgttgtttattttgattttttttttaaaggtgaatAAGGGCGGGCGTGCTCTTTTGATGAAAACTTTATTGGTgaggggtttttaaattttatattgaaatttttacttAATGAAAGGTtactaatttgtatttatagctTTAATTTAGTCATATATAACCCAGTTTATCTTTCTACGGAGAAAACAAGCTGACGGATATACTCGTAACTATTCACTTATCCAATCGCAAGGTAGGTAATTCAAATGACAGAGGGTTGGGTTTTTTGCGGAAAGAATCTATTCAACAAGCAATTCAGAGACGCAGCTGCATTTATGaactaaaacataaaatatacactttGTACATGTGGAAGCTCTCTGTATAAAATGGCGGTTTTATTTTTACcgctagataaataaaaatcctcGGCATATTGCGGTTAACATTGGTGCTTTCTTTCTATAAACTTACCCTGTCAAATGTATAGCCATGCCGATGTGGCGTCCTCAGAacaggatttttattttactggtcaggctttaaatataattacgtGAGCACCTACCGTTTTAGTAgacctaaagtttttttttcgtttgagaTGAAAGTTGGAGACAGCTTAGCTAAGTTACTAGGGGTAGGGggtgtaatatattttaatgtaacgaATTCTATTGTTTAACGTTGCTTGGGGGACGTCTTTACTCGGGTATTCGTACTTCCAATATCTATTGTAGTTTATATTTCTACCTGCGTGTACCCAAATCGGTACATCGATGTACCGATCAGTTAACTTTTACACACCAGCGTGGATAGTGAACCTTTGAGCAATAGTTTCGATAAGTGAAAGTAATACTTTTACACGATGGATCAAAGATTGTGGCTTCTTGTGGAGTGGATGGACGAACAGAATGTGTTTTCCAACTACGGTGTGGTTAATACTAGTTCTTTAATGAACTATGAACCCGATTTGCATACGGGAAAGGTGGTGTTTATTCGCGACAAACATAATAACGGACCACGTAAAGGACAAATTCTTAGGGTTTCTGGTAagtctttttttgttattttatatcacttacttcagACCTAGCTATTTAGAAAAACATTGCTTTGGTAATACTGAAGTAGATACCAAAGTAGTATATACAATGTTTGGTAGTATATTGTTACGGTCTTTACTTGATCTTTAATCTCTGAATTTAAGTAAACCTAATGTAATGAAAACATTTTGTACCTAAGCACTTAAAGAGAATTGGGTTTTTGTTTACCCGTTTTACAGCATTTTCTTAATAACTTTATGAGATTGAACTGTCGTTTGCTATTTAGTACAGTAAATTGGGAGAACTGTATCATTTTTTCTTgagtgtaaaatatttttgtttttattcccgGCGTTGAGGGTCAGCTACCACCATTAAATTTCGCCCTAacgcccgaaattaataatcaatattgTTCAAAAACTTCTGATCGCGAAGTTAACAGAGCCTTGTCaacaaagaagaaaaaataacatcACGAATATATTTAATCACGTATctgacttttaaaaaattgcatgCCTGCAGCCCAGATCTAATACGTACGTTACCTATACTAATAACTagttagcatttttttttaaatacttgaaTAAGATGTAATAAGATACCTAGCACCTACTTAATAAATAGATTCATGTAAAAATGTGTCACTGAAGTAGGTAGCTATGATTGGCCATTGTtatcttttattactttttaaataatttcacagATAACAAACATTACGTAAAAGAGCTAAAGTTGATGTTGGAGAGGCAAGACAATCAGGTAAAAAACGTCCTATCACTATGTATGAATACTATCAAGGAAATGAAAACAGGATCTATGGTGAGCTAccgactttttttattaaagctaCTAGTGTATTAAGTATATCTGTGTCATGGTACTCCTTGCATTCGATGACCAAATTCTAGAAGAACTTCTACGCTATGAGTATACGATCCGGAAAAACGAAGTAATAACGCGGGCGAGTTAAGCTTTGTGGTGGGATTTACTGTGTGGAATTGCGGATAAAAGGGGTTTGAATATTATAGTACAGTGCCTGGCGATTGACGATCGTAGCCGAAACCGGCCAGGTAAACTAGTAATGAAACAATACGAATTAACTCTGTAATATTGTTAAATGGTAATCAAACACACGATTTtgatcttatatatttatttgaattgatGCCATCAAGAGGCGCTCACATATTAGTAAcatattaggtttttttaatatagtattaattgaGATGCAAACAAGGGGGACCGACCACCTGATATTAAACGGGAAACcataaaagtcaaagtcgaatattttcatttacatacaaaatgtgtccTACATAGTActtagtgagtagtgatggcgataactaagtACATTCGCAAACtgaaaattaaagctacgagggatccAAACGCACTTTCATTTAAAAGAACTCCTCAACAAACTTACTATcgcttataaatatacaacacttcgcagggcatgtaaggaacacgtcccGTAACGTgtccatcaaattcaaattcaaaatttctttattcatgtaggcctatcactggcacttatgaagcgtacacatatttacataattgtaaggggatggtgataacttcgttcgccaactgtaacctaaaactacgaggccaaacgcgccctggtctaagaagagcccacaacaaacttagccgggtacattttttttttgttattaccatctcacagtaaatttatttagctataaagcttgagcaattcacacccaagcttttttatcgtttaagtaatcattaatattataataggattttctgtaagcttacgtttatatAAACTACATCAACCGGAACCCCCTTAAGACTGGAACATAGCAGcaaagctgcttagcggcataaaTAGGTGTGGcggacttccccggacgagctgtgccAAAAAAGCTCTGCTTCTATTTGAGTTGAACCAATGAATGATGCCAGCTATCGAATTACGTAAAGAGAGCCCTCAacctttacttatttttttttggaaaacttGTCGGGAGTTGTACGTTGACGAAAGTCGCGAGGAACCGTTAGTTACGAGTACTTAAGAAAACTCCATAGGTTATCCGTTATGAGCACCTAGACAAGTATATTTACTTACCTAACGCTGTCATATTTGCATTAAACAATCGATTGCATGACCGCAGTCAACTATTGATGTGTCGCCGCATATGAAAAGCCAATTATCTTATCAGAAATCGGTCGATGACTAATCTGAAAGGCAATGAGATCATGTTCGCAGAACTTGTGCAACTCCTTGTTAAAAATAACGAATAGGTAAGTACGTCGTACAAACTGTAGCCGTTATCACGAATTAGTTCTACCTACAAGTAAATGCCCAAGGAAAAACAATGAATGtcaccttttttttaaacaaaccttAATGCCATGATTTTggttcacaaaatatatttgtttatataaattcgCAAATTACAAAGTCTAcaaccttcctcaataaatctgATAACTAAagtttagattttttgaagTAAGACTTCCTTAGGCGCGCGATagactcagatttttttctgacggaagtaacgcttacgtctaTTACATGTCCTTAaataaccttcaattttctactcttaattattctatttaaaaaatgaaaatatttataaaatatgaaagtgatattaataaattttaaatagaatataaagtGAAATAGTGAATATGAAATGAAAGTCCCGAGAACATTTGACCTACTCTTTaatcgataaataataataaaagttttaattcaatcgcgcgtaaaggttacacgcttACACTTTTTTTGCAATCACCATACTATTTTGATCTTATACAACGTTtaacggaataacgaaatactgttgaagggtgcataagaatatttcataaggaatcgacctgtaaaaatattaaattaaaaaagcatatttatttttccatacaaactaattcaaaacattctaagtatttacttatgacaaccctgttaAAGATTTAAGATCCAAACGCACGTAGTACCTACACTGCCTacccaataaagtgacaggagtcacttgattataCTTTAGGTATAGTTCCAAGAATTCaaatatgatattaagtacagatataAAAGACAACGATGCAACTTCTTTcgacatatttaaacaaacgactgagATGTGAACGAATAAATTAAGTAgatgttcttgctcttggagcttcaATAACTACACTAACTAACACTGTACGTTAACATTGCCAATTGAAAACGACCATACCGGGGAACTACTCCCATTTTGCCTTACTTTATCCCAGAAATGCGATGAGGCCAATGTCTCAACGCATGTCCCATCCCTCAAAAGAGCCCGTCCGGAAACCAGCGTCAATCTATCAATCTATCAGTATTTTACCATCATCCCGGGCTATTCCTGCTTACTCAATGAGAGTAGGAATATCTAAGACGGAAAGAGCCTTTTTGATTGTGTCATTTACAGAACAACGCCGAAATATCCTACGTTCTTTTGGCAAGAGAGTCCATGAATTCCAAACTATTAAAAATGGGTGAAGTCAAGCAAATACAGAGAACCACTAGGGGAACGTAGCATCAAAATTATGTAATCTGAAATGTTTTAAGACTTTTACTGAAAgaccataaaatattttttacagttttttaatCCAAACCAAACACAATCATTGTCATGTCCAAGCGCGGTGAACGTTGGGCATCAACAAGTGCCCCAAAACAACACCAGTGACAGCGACTCCGACCAAGAGGTACGAAATACGTATTAACATATTTTTGCGTTCTAGGAACTCTACTTACTATCCGATCCGTGATATGCCAATGACAGAGGCGTAGAGTGGCCGAAGTGAGGGCATAAAATACTAACctattaatttacatattttgttttttattatttagcacCGTCTTTTAATGTATAACTAGCTATGCCCCGCAGTGTTATCTGCGGTGGATAAGTATTGCTTTGTTAGGAAGGAAATTtgatatttggtgtaaaaataagattttatttttccaaacaaaaaGCCTAAGTTTGTATGCTTCCGTCGCTTTGTttcagttagggcgtaaagaaataaaagcaaacaaatacactttctcattattattttatttttatttttataattaggaTATATGAATATGACAAGCCGACGTTTTTCAGGTAAACCACGAACTTAACATGACAAAAGCTACAATGAGATATAACAATTTTCAAACGAGACGTTCCGACTCAGCTAATAGTGTGCAAATCAATAGACTATTACACGAAAACGCTGTTTTCTACAACCGCAGGACCTTAGAAAGCAGCACTCCTATACCCGAAAGGGTAACGGGTTCTATGAACATGAACAGAAAACTGTTATTCGACCAAGGGACACAGACAGATCCGATGAGCGACATCTCCATGGATAAAATTGAACAACTAGAAACTGTATTGCATCGTCTTTATACGCAATTTATAACACTAGTTTCCGATCTGCATATCAGTGAAGATCAGG
The sequence above is a segment of the Pararge aegeria chromosome 17, ilParAegt1.1, whole genome shotgun sequence genome. Coding sequences within it:
- the LOC120631172 gene encoding uncharacterized protein LOC120631172, which codes for MDQRLWLLVEWMDEQNVFSNYGVVNTSSLMNYEPDLHTGKVVFIRDKHNNGPRKGQILRVSDNKHYVKELKLMLERQDNQVKNVLSLCMNTIKEMKTGSMFFNPNQTQSLSCPSAVNVGHQQVPQNNTSDSDSDQEVNHELNMTKATMRYNNFQTRRSDSANSVQINRLLHENAVFYNRRTLESSTPIPERVTGSMNMNRKLLFDQGTQTDPMSDISMDKIEQLETVLHRLYTQFITLVSDLHISEDQALSLERMSVRSDHNTDDVREESATERQTTSSVELDDGKRNAKGLQIRRASAQTTNIGLPVVENVDDMVSLGSGNVTVPAKVMADIDWTSYTSATRNLLQAVFPRKVLATHSLTGKQSPAFKNKPPKKLLEPQLVDDIVFTVSKKCGVPKRIVRSCITTKCTDEAKLYRNRQHFKKLRDEQNRENVSPSPASSNESSNARD